Proteins co-encoded in one Opitutus terrae PB90-1 genomic window:
- the cyoE gene encoding heme o synthase: MSTTPASNAKFSDYLELTKPRLSMLSVMTALVGYLAARPPWDPIQLALLVLGTSAAAGGVAALNQWLEHDTDAHMKRTADRPIPAGKVATGSAFVLGVLMCIGSLFLLYALVHPLAALFTLLTIFSYLGWYTPAKRWSRWSTEIGAVAGAFPPLIGWSAGEGRVTALGWVLFGVLFFWQVPHFMAVAWTYRKDYSAVHFPMLPVRDESGERVALWSLINTAALLVTSLLPLLWGLTTWFYGVAAAVTGLWFLWQAIKFMQPATRDRAARKLFFASIGYLPLVLGALVIDRLFLVS, translated from the coding sequence ATGAGCACGACGCCGGCATCGAACGCGAAGTTCTCGGACTACCTCGAGCTGACGAAGCCGCGGCTCAGCATGCTGTCGGTGATGACGGCCCTCGTCGGTTATCTGGCGGCGCGGCCACCGTGGGATCCGATCCAACTCGCGCTGCTCGTGCTCGGCACCTCGGCGGCGGCGGGCGGTGTGGCCGCACTGAACCAGTGGCTGGAGCACGACACCGATGCTCACATGAAGCGGACGGCCGACCGTCCAATTCCCGCCGGCAAGGTGGCGACGGGCTCGGCGTTTGTGCTCGGCGTGTTGATGTGCATCGGCTCGCTGTTTTTGCTCTACGCGCTGGTGCACCCGCTCGCGGCGTTGTTCACGCTGCTGACGATTTTCTCCTATCTCGGCTGGTATACGCCGGCGAAACGCTGGTCGCGCTGGAGCACCGAGATCGGAGCCGTCGCCGGTGCGTTTCCGCCGTTGATCGGATGGAGCGCCGGCGAAGGCCGCGTAACCGCGCTCGGCTGGGTGCTGTTCGGCGTGCTGTTCTTCTGGCAGGTGCCGCATTTCATGGCCGTCGCGTGGACGTATCGGAAGGACTACTCTGCCGTCCACTTCCCCATGCTGCCGGTGCGCGATGAATCGGGCGAACGCGTGGCGCTGTGGTCATTGATCAACACCGCCGCGCTGCTGGTGACGAGCCTGCTGCCGCTGCTCTGGGGACTGACCACGTGGTTCTACGGCGTGGCCGCGGCGGTCACCGGCCTCTGGTTTCTGTGGCAGGCGATCAAGTTCATGCAGCCCGCCACGCGCGACCGCGCGGCCCGGAAATTGTTTTTCGCGTCGATCGGCTACCTCCCACTGGTGCTCGGCGCCTTGGTGATCGATCGGCTCTTTCTGGTGTCATGA
- a CDS encoding DUF420 domain-containing protein — protein sequence MTIQDIPALNAALNATATVLITAGFLQIKAAQRAHDTSVRSARIQTHRRLMLTAGVVSAVFLISYVTHKALVRGVHTPFGGTGIIRPVYYAMLLTHVVLAMAIAYLVPRTFWLALNGQIDRHRAWARWTYPIWLYVSVTGVLVYFFLYQWWPVAH from the coding sequence ATGACCATTCAAGACATTCCCGCGCTGAATGCCGCGCTCAACGCCACGGCGACCGTCCTGATCACGGCGGGTTTCCTGCAAATCAAGGCGGCGCAGCGCGCGCACGACACAAGCGTCCGCTCGGCCCGGATTCAGACGCATCGCCGGCTGATGCTCACCGCAGGCGTCGTCTCGGCGGTGTTCCTGATCAGCTACGTGACCCACAAGGCGCTCGTGCGCGGTGTGCACACGCCGTTCGGCGGCACGGGAATCATCCGGCCGGTCTACTATGCGATGCTGCTCACGCACGTCGTGCTCGCGATGGCCATCGCGTATCTGGTGCCGCGGACCTTCTGGCTCGCGCTCAACGGCCAGATCGACCGCCATCGCGCCTGGGCGCGATGGACTTACCCCATCTGGCTCTACGTCAGCGTGACCGGCGTGCTGGTTTATTTCTTCCTCTACCAGTGGTGGCCGGTCGCGCACTGA
- a CDS encoding COX15/CtaA family protein: MDSSPPDRRTADYKPALAWFAALGAAWVFVLVVLGAFTTSIGAGMVFPDWPLSNGSLNPTGWLEDLAMFAEHSHRLSAGVMSTITLVLAVWLWRTESRGWLRKLGLFAVALVLFQALVGGLRVLLDHQHVEMVNTSVGRLFAMLHACLAQLFVCTLIAIAVACSRSWRSRSLPVTAGLRRAGLVCCALIFVQLGIASVMRHSFAGLAIPTFPYSTIQGDWLPDFWNFRIGINFAHRVMAVVITGALLWFFVQIRRNRALSIGIQLGASVMLSLLALQIMLGAAVIWTQRSPHMTTGHVLVGALTLGVTFWLTWLAHRDLIEEKSAA, encoded by the coding sequence ATGGATTCCTCCCCCCCTGATCGTCGCACGGCGGACTACAAACCGGCGCTGGCTTGGTTTGCCGCGCTGGGCGCTGCCTGGGTTTTCGTGCTCGTCGTGCTCGGCGCGTTTACCACCAGCATCGGCGCCGGGATGGTTTTCCCCGACTGGCCGCTCTCCAACGGCTCGCTCAATCCGACCGGCTGGCTCGAGGACCTCGCCATGTTCGCCGAACATTCGCACCGGCTCAGCGCCGGCGTGATGAGCACAATCACCCTCGTGCTCGCCGTCTGGTTGTGGCGGACCGAGTCCCGTGGGTGGCTGCGCAAGCTCGGGCTATTTGCTGTCGCTCTGGTGTTGTTCCAAGCGCTGGTCGGCGGACTGCGCGTGCTGCTCGATCACCAACACGTGGAGATGGTGAACACCAGCGTTGGCCGGCTGTTCGCGATGCTGCACGCCTGCCTGGCGCAACTGTTCGTCTGCACGCTGATCGCGATCGCCGTGGCCTGCAGTCGCAGCTGGCGCAGTCGCAGTCTGCCCGTCACCGCCGGGTTGCGGCGCGCCGGGCTCGTGTGCTGCGCGCTGATTTTCGTGCAGCTCGGGATTGCTTCCGTGATGCGGCACAGTTTCGCCGGGCTCGCGATTCCCACGTTCCCGTATTCGACGATCCAGGGCGACTGGCTGCCTGATTTCTGGAACTTCCGCATCGGGATCAACTTTGCCCATCGTGTCATGGCGGTAGTGATCACGGGCGCGCTGCTCTGGTTTTTCGTGCAGATCCGCCGCAATCGGGCGTTGTCGATTGGTATCCAACTCGGCGCCTCGGTCATGCTTTCCCTCCTGGCGCTGCAAATCATGCTGGGCGCCGCCGTCATCTGGACGCAGCGCTCGCCGCACATGACCACCGGCCACGTGCTGGTGGGCGCGCTTACGCTTGGCGTGACATTCTGGCTGACGTGGCTGGCGCATCGCGACCTGATCGAAGAGAAATCGGCCGCATGA
- a CDS encoding plastocyanin/azurin family copper-binding protein gives MKIRLLLPTLLVALLVTACGKKESATTASPATQSGPRTVEITAGDNMKFNLSRIEAKAGEELKVVLTNIGSQPKEVMGHNWILLKLGTEVEAFDRAAAQAKATDYIPADQQAQIIVHTKLLGPRKSDEVSFTVPSAPGEYPFLCSFPGHYQVGMKGVLVVR, from the coding sequence ATGAAAATCCGTCTTCTGCTCCCGACGCTGCTCGTTGCGCTGCTGGTCACCGCCTGCGGCAAAAAAGAGTCCGCGACCACCGCTTCGCCCGCGACCCAGTCCGGTCCGCGTACCGTCGAAATCACGGCCGGGGACAACATGAAGTTCAACCTGAGCCGGATCGAGGCGAAGGCCGGCGAAGAGCTCAAGGTGGTGCTCACCAACATCGGTTCGCAGCCGAAAGAGGTGATGGGCCACAACTGGATCCTCCTGAAACTGGGCACCGAGGTGGAGGCGTTTGACCGTGCGGCGGCGCAGGCGAAAGCGACCGACTACATCCCGGCGGATCAGCAGGCCCAGATCATCGTGCACACCAAGCTGCTCGGGCCGCGCAAGTCGGACGAAGTCTCTTTCACCGTGCCGTCAGCGCCGGGCGAGTATCCGTTCCTCTGTTCCTTCCCCGGCCATTACCAAGTCGGGATGAAGGGCGTGCTCGTCGTGCGTTGA
- the coxB gene encoding cytochrome c oxidase subunit II, producing the protein MRSFSLPTETPWRSRLTRWLRSGLALGALALLPGCDLKFWRMDGPMSAVHADGPVARAQAEVFHVTVWVVLVIFVLVGSTLAYAILKFRARNAADEHAAPPPQSHGNPLIELSLIGASVLALVVIAVPTLKGIWYTHDVPAEEKADAYPITAQGYQWWFRFEYPNEQIPNVGSLVTSNELVIPAGRPVRIDLRGMDVIHSFWVPRLAGKVDMIPNRANFLWLKADEPGYFWGQCAEYCGDSHAVMRFRVIALGPREFNEWLEQQIAPARVVPAAAPANAGEPAKAQFASYKTDWKRNEPGYSEEFDLKPLESWRAQQFPAHDEDPALIAKGRQLFQSKTCFSCHSVRGHFVGGSAAYPDLTHLGSRTTIAAGLLQNTPEQLARWLAHPNVVKPGNRMWTEGYQKNNIQLTPDDVTALVAYLQSLK; encoded by the coding sequence ATGCGTTCATTCTCCCTCCCGACCGAAACCCCGTGGCGATCCCGCCTTACCCGCTGGCTGCGCAGCGGCTTAGCCCTCGGGGCGCTCGCCCTCCTGCCGGGTTGTGACCTGAAGTTTTGGCGCATGGATGGACCGATGTCGGCAGTGCATGCCGACGGTCCGGTAGCGCGGGCGCAGGCGGAGGTGTTTCACGTCACGGTCTGGGTGGTGCTCGTGATTTTTGTCCTGGTCGGCAGCACGCTGGCTTACGCCATCCTCAAGTTCCGCGCCCGCAATGCCGCCGACGAACACGCCGCGCCGCCGCCGCAGAGCCACGGCAACCCGCTGATCGAGTTGAGCCTCATCGGCGCTTCCGTGCTCGCGCTCGTGGTCATCGCCGTGCCCACGCTGAAAGGGATCTGGTACACGCACGACGTGCCCGCGGAGGAGAAAGCCGATGCCTACCCGATCACCGCGCAAGGCTATCAGTGGTGGTTCCGTTTCGAGTATCCCAACGAGCAGATTCCCAACGTGGGTTCGCTCGTGACCAGCAACGAGCTCGTGATTCCGGCCGGCCGGCCGGTGCGGATCGATCTGCGCGGGATGGATGTGATCCATAGCTTTTGGGTGCCTCGCCTCGCCGGCAAAGTGGACATGATCCCGAACCGCGCGAATTTCCTTTGGCTGAAGGCCGACGAGCCGGGTTACTTCTGGGGCCAATGCGCTGAGTACTGCGGCGACTCGCATGCGGTCATGCGCTTCCGCGTCATCGCGCTCGGGCCACGCGAGTTCAACGAGTGGCTCGAGCAGCAGATCGCGCCGGCGCGCGTCGTGCCGGCTGCGGCCCCGGCGAACGCCGGCGAACCAGCGAAGGCGCAGTTTGCCTCGTACAAAACCGACTGGAAGCGCAACGAGCCCGGGTACTCCGAGGAGTTCGATCTCAAGCCACTGGAATCCTGGCGCGCCCAGCAGTTTCCCGCGCACGACGAGGATCCGGCGCTCATCGCAAAAGGGCGTCAGCTCTTCCAGTCGAAGACGTGCTTCTCCTGCCACTCGGTGCGCGGCCACTTCGTCGGCGGCAGTGCCGCGTATCCGGACCTCACGCACCTCGGCTCGCGTACGACGATCGCGGCCGGCCTGCTGCAAAACACGCCCGAGCAGCTCGCCCGCTGGCTGGCCCACCCGAACGTCGTGAAACCCGGCAACCGCATGTGGACCGAGGGCTATCAGAAAAACAATATCCAGCTGACACCCGACGACGTCACCGCCCTCGTCGCCTATCTCCAAAGTTTGAAGTGA